TTTCGACCATCGGTTCGCAATACAACTTTAACCAACTGATGCCGTGGATTGATAACGATGAACCGGGACACGGTGCCAGTTATCAGAACCGTACAGCAATGTTGCCGTTAGGTAATAATTTCGATCATGTGTACAGTCATGGAGTTGCCATTCAGCAAGCAGGCTACAACGTTGTTTCCTGCAGCCGGAAAGCATTGGAAAACGGAACTGTTTCCCTCACGGGATATCCAATGGTTGACGTGATTTTTGGTGAAGAGAAAACCACCGAAAAGCCGGGTGGCGTTGAGAAATACACCCTTTTCACACCCGAAATGCAGAAAGCGCTGACCGACTATTGCAGTTCGCCGTCGGCCCGGCTGTTCATTAGTGGTGCATACGTAGGCAGCGACACGTTTATGCCGGGACCACGAAGGGTCAGTGATGAGGAAAAGAGTTTCGTCCGAAATGTCCTCGGTTACTTTGGACGCACCGATCATGCTACCGCTTCGCCGCTGGTGAAAGCCACTACGGGCAGCCCGCTTCCGGTATTCAACGGCAAGTTTGGATTCAACATGGAATACTGTCCGGATATGTACCGGGTGGAGTCGCCCGACGCCATTGAGCCGGCCGATAGCACCGGAACAACTATCCTTCGCTATGTTGCCAACAACAAAAGTGCGGCGGTAGCCTGTGATAAAGGTTATCGGGTAGTGACGCTGGGCTTCCCGTTTGAAACGATTACGACTCCGGAGCAACGTGCTGCGGTGATGAAAGAGATACTTGGTTATTTACGGAAGAAATAATTAGATGTGATGAATAAAATCTGGTATATCCTTTTACTGGCCTTTCTGGCCGCCTGTTCGTCTCCTGCTGAACAGGAGAATGTGCAAAAAGTAATTTCCTCTGTGCAGGAAAAATATGCGCCCGATCACCGGGAGGCACTTTTTCAGGTGACTTCCGAGAAGCGTGGAGACGAGGTCATTTTAAAAGGGGAAACGAATTTGCCCGATGCGAAATTCGAATTGATGAACACGCTCGGTGATAACGGCGTGAAAACGGTCGATTCCATCGAGGTGCTTCCGCAAAAGCAGTTAGGCGACCGCAATTGGGCGCTGGTCAATCTGTCGGTGGCGAATATTCGCAGTAACCCGAGACACTCGGCGGAATTAGCCACACAGGCGCTTTTAGGAACGCCGGTCAGGGTACTGAAAAAACACCATGGATGGTATTACATTCAAACGCCTGATAATTATCTCGGATGGGTCGACAGCTGGGGCATTCATCGTGAAAACGAAGCGGGGATGAACCAGTGGCGAAATGCCAAACGAGTAATCTTTACCGCTGATTATGGTTTGATTCGCACCCAACCCGATGCAACCAGTCAGCCGGTTTCGGATGTGGTAATGGGCTGTATTTTGGAACAAACGGCAACAAACGGCAAGTATGCAGAGGTGAGTTTCCCGGATGGAAGAAAAGGATATCTGCCGCAGTCCGAATTAAGAAATTTCACCGAATGGGAAAACAATGTGAAACCTGACCGGGCCGCGATTTGCAAGCTGGCACACCTGTTTGTCGGGCGTCCGTACCTGTGGGGAGGAACTTCACCGAAAGCGATGGATTGCAGTGGATTTGTGAAGACCGTCTACTTTAATTTTGGTATCATTCTGGCACGCGACGCTTCGCTAATGGTTAGGCATGGCAAACCAGTTACTTTGAAAAATGCCAAGCCGGGAGACCTGCTTTTCTTCGGATACCACGGGAAAAACGGACCGCGCGTTACTCATACCGGATTGTATCTGGGTGAAATGAATATCGAGCATTCTGCCGGCCGGGTACGGCTTAGCAGTCTCGATAGCACCAAAAGCAATTACTTCACATACGCTCCCGGTTACATGGTCGGCATGCGCGATGTGATTGATTCCATTGATACCAAAGGGATTGTTTCAGTAAAAAACCATCCCTGGTATTAATCGTTCAAACCAACTAACAAAAAAACGTCTAATGCAAACGAACCGTCGTAACTTTTTAAAGGCGGGATTGCTGACCGGAGCTGGCGTAGCAGCTGCTCCCGTTTTGCAGTCGTGCCGGTCAACTGAAAAGAGAAATAACATGAAGCCTGGTGATCGACTTGAATTTAGTTTTCAACCATACGAATTGCAGCTGAAACACGTATTTACGCTGGCTTCTTCGTCGCGGACCACTACCCCGGTGATGCTGACGAAAATCCGGTTTGGTGATTACGTGGGCTATGGCGAAGCATCGATGCCGCCGTACCTGGGCGAATCGCACGAAACGGCTGCTGCCTTCTATCGCAAATTAAATCTGACGCAGTTCAACGACCCCATGCGGATGGAGGAGATCATCGATTATGTCGATAACATCGCTCCCGGAAACCATGCGGCCAAATGTTCCATCGATATCGCCTTGCACGATCTGGTGGGGAAAATGCTGGATGAGCCATGGTACCGCCTGTGGGGATTTTCGAAGGAGAAAGCGCCGTCTACCTCTTTCACCATCGGTATTGATACACCGGAAGTTGTGAAGGAAAAAACCCGTGAGGCAGCTGGCTTCAATATCCTGAAGATAAAACTGGGGCGCGGAACCGATCGCGAAATCATCAAAGCGGTGCGTTCGGTCACCGATGTGCCGGTTTGCGTTGATGTGAACCAGGGATGGGAAGACAAGCAGGAAGCGCTCGATATGGTCCATTTCCTGAATGAGAACGGCTGCGTGTTTGTCGAGCAGCCCATGCCAAAGGATCAGCCGGACGATGTGGCCTGGTTAACGGAAAACAGCCCGTTGCCGATCATGGCTGACGAGGCGGTTCAGGATCTGGCTGACATGAAAAAAATATACGGCGTCTATTCCGGCGTGAACATCAAGCTGGAGAAATGCGGCGGTTTGCGTCATGCACACATGATGATGAACACAGCCCGCACCCTCGATATGAAGGTGATGATTGGCTGTATGACGGCTACTTCGTGTGCCGTGACGGCGGGTGCACAGCTTTCGCCGTTTGTCGATTGGGCCGACCTGGACGGTAACCTGCTCATCAAAAACGATGTGTTCGAAGGCCTGAAAGTGGAAAAAGGGAAAATCGTTCTGCCTGACGCGCCGGGTATTGGCATTCAAAAAGTCTCTGATATCGATATTTAGGATTGTATAAGCCGGGAGTATGATGCATCAATTTTAATAGCGCATCTAAACTACTAAAGGAGAACCTGTTGAGAATGGATGCTAATTTAAGTCCCGTTTAGGGGATTTAGGGGTGACAAATTTTTCTGACATCGAGATATAAGATCTTTTTTTGGGGTTAATTGAGAGGGCGCGGGGTAGTTTTGAGCATTACCTTGCGCCCGTTTTTTTATCTTTAAAAGGAATAAACAATAGTATTATGCAAAAACTTCTTTTCCTGTTGGTGTTGGCTGTGATAACTTCAGCCTGCCAGACACCTGTTCAAAAAAAAGTTGAAGTGAAGGATTTGAAACAAATGGTACACGAAGGGCATTTCAAAAAAGCATCGTCGTTGATTGATTCGTTGGTGAAGTCGGGTGCCCTGACAGGAAAAGATTCCGCGAAAGCGGTTTACCTGAAAGATTTGATGCATCGAATTAAATTGGATTTTTCGAAGAGCGAAAAGCAGGTGCGTGAGGAGTTGCATCGCTACTATCCCTCACTGACCGACAGCCAGATGAATGCCTGGGAGCAGACCGGTGCGTTAGAGATGCGCCTCATTGACGGGCAGAAGCGATTCTTCCGGAATGCCGTGCCCAACCTGTTTCGCATCGATTCTGCGGAAGCGAAAGTGAAGCTAAAAGTGGATGGCCCCGCTATCGATGCAACCCGCGAATTCTGCAAGGTGTATGACAAGAAAATAGTGGAGGCAGGAAAACCGCTGACCAAACATTTCGAGTTCACCTACACCATTACGGTCAAGCCGAATGAAGTTCCGTGCGGCCAGGTCGTTCGTTGCTGGCTGCCCTTCCCCCGCATTTCTGAACCGCGGCAGGATGATGTGAAGCTACTATCCACTTCACAGAAGGATTTTCAACTGGCTGTGAATAAAGACAACCTGCAACGTTCGCTCTACATGGAGCAGTTTGCCCGGCAGGATTCGCCGGTGGTTTTTAGCTACAAAGCATCATTTGACACGCACACACAGCTGGTTTCGCTCAATCCGGCGGAAGCCGAACCGTACGATACCACCACTGCACTTTACCGGAATTATACCGCCCAACGGCCACCGCAGATTATTTTCAGCGATGATATCCGGAAACTAACGAACCAAATTGTTGGTGAAGAAGCCAATCCTATCGTGAAAGCACGAAAAATATTCAACTGGATTGACAGCAATATTCCGTGGGCGAGTGCGCTCGAATATTCAACGTTCGATAACATTCCCGAGTATGTACTGAAATATCGTCACGGCGATTGTGGCATGCAGACGCTGTTGTTCATGACCATGGCCCGGTTTGCAGGGGTTCCGGCCAAATGGCAGAGTGGCTGGATGATCTACCCGGTGGAGCTGAACCTGCACGATTGGTGCGAAGTCTATTTCGAAGGAATCGGCTGGGTACCGGTTGACCCGTCTTTCGGTCGGTTGAACGTACCGCAGGAAGCAGTCCGGAATTTCTACTTCGGTGGTTACGATGGCTACCGGATGATTGTCAACGACGGTTTCAGTCAGCCTTTCACTCCGGCCAAAGAATTTCCCCGCAGCGAACCCATCGATTTTCAGCGCGGCGAAGTGGAATGGAGCGGCGGCAATTTATACTTCGATCAGTGGAACTATCATATGGATATCAAAGAGGTGAAGTAGTGAGAAGGTGAGAAACGGAGAATGGGAGAAGTGAAAACCGAAGAGTGTAGCACTCCCACCTGACAGCGTCGGAAGACCTGTCAGCGTGTAGAAATGAAACCCTGTCTGTGGTTTCAAACCCCGACAGTGGTTGGGCAGAGGTCATTATCCCTAAGCGATGATATGTTCATTACTCCGGCGAAAACCGACTCAGGCCGAAGGTCTGAAATCCCAAAGCCCGGGGCAACGCCCCGGAGGAAAGAAAAGTAATGCGGATAGAAGCCTGAAGGGCTTCAACCAATTGAACTGGATATTGGAAAAGATGTACCAGCCCTGCAGGCTGGTTGTTTATATCATACGCTTGTGTCTTGGGGCGTTGCCCCAAGTTCTGGAATTGGAGCCTTTCAGGCTCTATTTAGAGAAATTGAATTGCCGCTGACTTTAGTCGGGGGAGTAAGAATCGCGGACCTTTTTCCGGCTTTAGCCGAATATGACAGAAGCCGGAAAGACTCCTCCGGAATGAGAAACCACTGTAGGGGTTTTTAACTACCGACAGGGTTCGGGAGCGTCGAAGGAAACCAATGGAAAGCCGGCCACCGCGCCCGGGTTCCTCCCCGGATGGGGAGGTTAGGTGGGGCGAATCCGGGCACCGCCTGCTGAGTCTTTCCATATTGTAAGCAACCATTCACACCCAACAAACATTCGACCCCGGCCGGGGTCGCACATCGATTTCCTGTTCCGTTTTTTAATAACCTATCATCCCATCCGGGATGAGACAAATCCCCATCCATGCCCCCAAAATGTCCGAACTAGTATGTTATACAACTACCGGAATACGCGGGGTTCAGCGAAACTAAACCCATATCAGTCTTGTTTAAAAGGGCACCAATAAAACGAAAGCAATAAACGAACAGGACGAAGAGGCTGTCCAGGAATTTGAAATAAAAAAGTGCTGACACTCAAATTGAAAGCAATCTTGGATTCACCCCTCCCTCCGATGCATCGGAGCTTCCCTAAAGGGGCGGCTTAAAGTCCCCTTCAGGGTTCCGAGACTTCGGAATAGGGGTAAATAACTTAAACTGGACTTACAATTTGACAGTTCTAAAAGGTTCTTTAGACTCTTAGACGGCTCCTTCCTTTAAATTCAAACTGAATGGGAAATAAGAAATTTGATCCGGCTACCCGGATTCAGCGGCTGGAGAATTTTGGTGAGTATGGCGGCGTCAATCCGTCGATTACCGACAGCAGCACGTTCACCTTTATGGATGCGCAAACCATGATTGACACCTTTCATGGCGAAACGGAAGGCTGCTTTTTGTATTCGCGCCACTGGAATCCCAGCAACAAAGCCCTATCGGATGCCATGGCGGCCATGGAAGGTACCGAAGGCGCCTGGGTAACCGGCTCGGGGATGAGCGCCATTACCACCGTTCTGCTGCAGTTGTGCAACGCCGGCGACCACATCGTGACCAGTGTAACCACGTACGGAGGAACCTACGCCTTCCTGAAAAACTACCTGCCCAAATTCAACATCGACGTTACGTTCGTGAATATTTCCGATTTGGAATCGGTGGAAGCGGCCATTCGTCCCAACACGAAATTGATTTACACCGAGAGTGTCACCAATCCCATGCTGCAGGTGTCCGACATTCCACGATTGAGCGAAATCACCCAAAAGCACGATATTCAATTGGTGGTCGACAATACGTTTGCACCGATGATTCTTTCGCCTTATTCGCTGGGAGCGGATATTGTTGTCTATTCGATGACCAAGTTCATCAACGGGAAAAACGACTGTGTGGCCGGAGCCATCTGTGCAAGTAACGACTTTATCATGGCCATTAGCGACGTGAATGATGGAACCGCCATGTTGCTGGGACCGGTGCTCGATCCGATGCGCTCTTCCAGTATCCTGAAGAACCTGCACACACTTCATGTGCGGATGATGCAACACAGCAAAAACGCCATGTACCTGGCCAAGCGGTTCCGGGAAATTGGTTTGAAGTTTAGCTATCCGGGCCTGCCGGAGCATCCCGACTATGAGCTGATGAACAGCATCCGGAATGAAGAGTTCGGCTACGGCGGTATGATTGCCATCGACATGGAAACGACCGGGCGGGCAGCTCGGTTGATGGAGTTGATGCAGAAAAGAGGCGTGGGTTACCATGCGGTGAGCCTGGGTTATTTCAAAACCCTGTTCAGCAATTCCGGCAGTTCCACCAGCAGCGAGGTGCCCGAAGAGGTACAGCATGCCATGGGTATGTCGCCCGGCCTGGTTCGTTTTTCGGTTGGCCTGGACCATGATATCGAAAGCACGTACAATTTGATTCACTCGTGCCTGAAGGATTTGAAATTTATATAGCGCTGGCTAAACACCCCGTCACTGGTTAAAAGCCCTGACGGTGGTGGTTGATTGGAGTCACGTCACGCTGACAGGTCTTCCGACGCTGTCAGGTGGGGCGTAGCCAAACGCCGAAACGTTGTTCAGAGCGCCGGCTTCTCGTAGGGCCACGATATATCGTGGCCCTACCGTACCGTCCGAATCATCATTTACCAATGAACCGTCCCGGAGGGACAACTTAATTCAGCCCAATGGCAACGCCTTGGGAAATAAAATCCAATAACACCGCACCATCGCCCTGAAAGGGCAGGTTATCATTATATCGAAACATCACCACCATTGCGGTCGAAACAATATCCCATTTTCAATCATCAACATCCCGCGACCGCAAAAACAAGGTCCACTCCATAACCCAAGGCGTTGCCATTGGGCTGAAATAAACTGGCCTTGCAGGCCGTTTTGACTACTCTGATAAACCACTGTCGGGGTTTACATCCACCGACAGGGTGCGGCAACGAAGGAAACCAATGAAAAGCCAGCCACCGCGCCCGAATCCCTCCCCGGATGGGGAGGTTAGGAGGGGCGAATTCCAACCACCGACAGGGTGCGGCAACGAAGGAAACCAATGAAAAGCCAGCCACCGCGCCCGAATCCCTCCCCGGATGGGGAGGTTAGGAGGGGCGAATTCCAACCACCGACAGGGTGCGGCAACGAAGGAAACCAATGAAAAGCCAGCCACCGCGCCCGAATCCCTCCCCGGATGGGGAGGTTAGGTGGGGCGAATTCCAACCACCGACAGGGTGCGGCAACGAAGAAAACCAATGAAAAGCCGGCCTCCGCGCCCGAATCCCTCCCCGGATGGGGAGGTTAGGTGGGGCGAATTTCAACCACCGACAGGGTGCGGCAACGAAGGAAACCAATGAAAAGCCGGCCTCCGCGCCCGAATCCCTCCCCGGATGGGGAGGTTAGGTGGGGCGAATTTCAACCACCGACAGGGTGCGGCAACGAAGGAAACCAATGGAAAACCAACCTCCGCGACCGAATTCCTCCCCGGATGGGGAGGTTAGGTGGGGCGAATTTCAACCACCGACAGGGTATGGGGCATCGAAGGAAACCAATGAAAAGCCGGCCACCGCGCCCGAATCCCTCCCCGGATGGGGAGGTTAGGTGGGGCGAATTTCAATTACCGACAGGGCGATATTGCACACACAAAAAATCCTGACAGGTTTCCAAAACCTGTCAGGATTCATCAACGCACCCTTTTTATATCAATTTTCGATTTCTTCTACCGTATCACTCTCTTTACTGGTCTGCCGGGCGCGGGCTGTGGCGTTCACTTCGTTAATCACCGTCACTATCTGGTTAAAGGCATCGCCGTAAGTAGCTGCGTCGAGCGTACTGCTTAGCTCCATGTAACCCACCAAATCGGTGAGGGCCGAAACCATATCCACCATGATTTCCAGGGCCGGCTCGTATTTCTGCTCATTCTCCGTCGATTCATCCAGCTTCTGTTTATCAACCTCCACGAAGTCGTCCTCAGCCGTTTTCAATGCCTCGTAGTAAGGCAGAAGAGCCAAATCCGTTAACGCGGTCTGCCGCTCCGGTTTGTCTAGCTCCGAGAACAGCGACGACAGCGAGGCCGTTTGGTCTTTGTAGCCGGCCGCATACGAGGTCGTTCCCACGCCCTCAAAAACACGGTAAAGCGACAGCGCCTTCTCTGCATTCTCCGGAATCAGTCCAACCGCCATTCCATGCAGGATGTCGCGCAGCGAGATGAAGCCTTGGTCGCGTCGCTGGTCCAGTTCGGCTTTCTTTTGCGTCAGGGCGCTGGCGCTGTTCCGTTTCTTATTGATGACCATCCGGTTATAGGCAGCCACCAGTTTATCACTTAGGACTTTCAGTCTGCTGTCCGTTTCCAGCAACGCTTTAATTATCCGAAGCAGGTTTTCCGATAAGTAAATCGTATTGTCAACGGTCAGCAGTGATTTTAAAATGTACTTTTTCATGATTATTGGTTTGATTGTGGAAAATAACTCACCGTTACAGGGTGAGGACGTTGGTACATCGGTTATGCCGGGGCACAATCGGGAGGAGTATATTGTTGTTTATATGCCAGGCCAGCCGGCTTGTGCGTTGAGTTTGTGCCTGGGTTGCGCCGTAATTGGAATCCCGATCTGAAAATTTTTGGGAAGCAATCCCGTTGAATTTTTTCGATCTGAAAACTTTGAGGGAGCCCTTCGGTTAAATTTTTTCGATCTAAAACGATTTTGAGAGCCCGCCCACCGTATTTTCCCGATCTAAAAATTTTGAGGGAGCAATCCGGTTGTCGTTTTTCGATAAAAAAACTGTGAGGGCGCATTTCCGTTGAATTTTTCCGATCTAAAATGATTTAGGGAGCGATCACGTTGCCATTTACCGCCCTCAACGGTTTTAGGAGCAATATTTACTCCGGAAGTCCTGCCCAAAAGTTTTCAGATTAGCGATCTACACCGGTTGTTCGCCCTCAAACGTTTCAGGAACGAGATCTGCTCCGGCCGGCCGCCCTAAAAGTCATTGGGGCCAATATCGGCGGCTGATAGCCTCCCTCAAAGCCATGGGGCCCGGAATTCAGCGCGGACCGGCCGACCGGACATCCCGGGGGACGTAAAGCGAGCTCCGGTTTCCGGCTCATTTTTCCGGGACGAGTAGTTCAATTCAGGTTTGGGTCATAACAGTTAGGATTTAAGGTTTAACTTCTGATTTTTGTCAATGGCAGATAACCAGGCACCTGTCGGAAATCGCTTCCCGGCGCTGTTCATTTTCTACCGAATGTTTTTGTTTATCGTGGTCGTAACCGGATATATCGTTTGTAACTACAATTTCCTAACGGGAGTCTGTCTGTATCAAAACGTTGTATGAATGTACAAAATTCCGACAAAAAGTTTCTTATGTTTTGGAGCAGGTTTTGGCTAGGTGGGATAGGATGTGGCCTTTATTTATTAGGCTTTTCCAGCCTTACATTTAGCTATCAACTGAAAAGTGTTGAAAAGTTAATACGAAAAAGAAAGGGTAAAGCGTTAGATTAGGAGATCGATAAAACTAACGAGACAGGGAATTTTCACAACCATACTTTAACGTTGTGCTACACCCTTCAATTGAGAAATAATAACAACTTATTTAATCGAAATAACGCAATAAGGTTGGGTTACACAAAACAATAAAAAGATGACTGCAGAAATAGGTATATTGAACAAAACAAGTATTGTTCTCGCGGCAGATAGTGCTGTGACAGTTGGAAGAGTAAAAAAAGTATTTAATAATGCCAACAAGCTATTTCCGCTATCAAAATATGAACCAATTGGCATCATGGTCTACAATAATGCGAGTTGGATGGGGATTCCATTTGAAATAATTATAAAGAGCTATACAAAGCACTTAGCGAAAAAGAGTTTTGATACATTAGTCGAATATCGTGACGACTTCATCAAATATATAAAGGACAACTACTCTGCTTTTGTCAGCTCGGAACAAATCAAAGAATTTATAGAATACAGATTGTACGATATGCTTTATGGGACAATGGAATTTTGTAAAAAACAATTTGAATTGAAATGCAAGAACACAAGTTCTGAGTTATCCCCTGCAGACAAGGACAAAATGTACGAAAAAACTTTTTTTGATATTCTTGATAGAATATCTTCAATTAAGAAAAATATTCTGCCTGATTTTAAGGAATATAAGTTGCAAGATTTCAAAAATGAATTCAAATCATATATAGATAAAATATTACCAGGTTTTTATACAAGCTACAAACTACCTCGCAAAGCACAATATACAAGCAGGATATACAAGCAACTATATCACGAACTTATTTGTGAGTTCTCTGATGAAGAGGATTACTCTGGAATTGTTATTGCTGGTTACGGAAATAATGAAATATTCCCGTCAATATGCAATGTTAAAATTGGAGAATTAGTAGCAGGTAGACTTAGATACGAATACTCTGAACCTAGTCAAGTATCACAAAACAGCACTGCTATTGTCAAACCTTTTGCACAAAGAGATATGATTGATACTTTTTTTCAAGGGATTAACCCAGATATTATTAAGGAGCTTAACAGAATAATTCCCGTCGAATTTGAAGAAATTATCGACAAGATTTCAAATAAATATGACAACGTCAATAAAGCCGATGTAAGGAGCTTTTTTAAAACAGGACTAAAACATATTAACGAAAACCTAAGGAAATTCGCTGTTGAAACATATATCAAACCGGTCATGGCGTCTGTAGGTTTTCTTAGAAAAGAAGATTTAATTGAATTGGCCGAATCCTTAATCAATATCACTTCGGTAAAAAGAAAAACAAGTGAATCATTGCAAAGTGTTGGAGGACCAGTTGATATAGCAATAATAACGAAGCATGAAGGATTTGTCTGGGTTAAAAGAAAAGATATAATCGACAGGAGTCTTAATAGTCTTTTTTACAGTAAGGAATTAAAAGAATTATAAAATACTGTGCAGAAAGTGTAAATTTTATAGCGGGGACCGCAGTCTAAAGGGCAGATTATCTCACCGATTCTTTCTGTCCTCCCGGACAGAAAATCACTCCAAAAATCCGCGACAAAAACTTATAGCAACCGTGGTCATCAATTCCATGGACTCAGAACGTTTTCCCTTTAGTGAAAGGTAAATATCACTTCAACAAAGACCTCGCAGTCCGTCGGCTGCGTTGCTCCACGAAGATACTGCATCCTTATGTGTGCCGCTCGATTTCCTCGTCGGTGTAATTCCGGATGGTAAGTAAAAATATGGTTGAGAAGTTTAAATTGGAAGGTCTATAAAAGCAAAAACCCAATAGCTTGAAAAAATCAGGGCTACTGGGAATAATCTGGTACAAATATAAGGGATATTCTGATTTAATTCAGTGCGTTGAGAAGAGATTAATTCGTCTTCCCTCTTTAAGCTACTTCAACAGAAACCTCGCAGTCCGTCGGCTACGTTGCTCCACGAAGATGCTGTAATTGTGAAATGAATCGCATTGAAAAACAACCTCGTATCAACGGCCATAATGGTTTGGTGATTTCTCGATTTTGATAAAGGCCGGCATGTGCGGCGCAGGAACGTTTCTTATTTCAATTCTGCCCCTAACATGCGCCTCGGGATTTGGTCCGAATCTTTTCCCAAGGCGTTGCCTTGGGCTGAAATAAACCGGCCTTTCAGGCCGAAAAATGAATACTATTCAAAACCTCTGTCGGGTTGCAGACCGTTAAAAGTAATGCGTCCCGGAGGGACAACTTAATTCAGCCCATGGGCAACGCCCTGGGGAAACAAAACCGTCACCTTGCTCCTTCGCCCTGAAAGGGCAGCTTATCATAATCCAATTGACTCTCCATTGCAGGAATATCACTTCCTTCGTGGTTGGAACCATATCCCTTTTTTTAATTGCCCATATAGCGTGACCGCGAAATAAATGGTTCCGCATAAACGTCGTGGAGCATTGCCTTTAGTCTATGGCAAGTTTATCATGGAGAGGCGATCAATATGTAAAAATCTTCAGATGTGAATTCATTTCAGCAAAAACCTCGCAGTCCTTCTGCTCCGTTGTTCCACAAAAATGCTACGCCCTGATGTGTGTCGCTCAATTTCTTCGTCGGTGTAATTCCGGATGGTAAGCAAATCGAGGCCGTTGTTATAGCGCACGTCAAAATCTTCCTCCAGCTCTTCCATCAGGGTTTCAAAATAGTGGTCGGGTTTGGTCACCGCCACCGACAAACTCAGCGCCGACTGCTGTACCATGTTCACCTCGATACGGTAGCCGGCCAGCGTGGAGTAGATGTGCCCGATGGAGGCTTCGCCCATAAAGGAAAAGTCCTTGGGCGAAATCGTGAGCAGCACCTGGTTCCGTTTCAGAATGAAAATCGGGGTATGTTCATCGGGATGCATTTCGTCGCCAATCACCGTCCCGATTTCGCCGGCCTGCAGGAACGACCGGACATACAGCGGGATACTCTTCTCGAACAGCGGCTTCATGGTTTTCGGGTGAATCACCTTCGCACCAAAATAGGTCAACTCCACCGCTTCCCGGTAGGTTAGCCGCTCCAGTTTCAGCGTTGCGTCGAAATACTGCGGGTCGGCATTCAGGATACCCGGCACATCTTTCCAGATGGTCACGCTTTCGGCATCCAGCAAATGGCCGAAGATAGCCGCCGTAAAGTCGGAACCTTCGCGCCCGAGCGTAGTCGTCAGGTTCGAGGTCGTCGACCCGATAAATCCCTGTGTGACGTAACATTTCTCCTCCCGGAAATCGACCGTCTCTTTGGTCAGTTCTTCCGACAGCTCATAATCGATGACGGCCTTCCGCCAGGTGTCGTCCGTACGGATGCAACCACGCGCGTCCATCCAGCGGCAGGG
This Prolixibacter sp. NT017 DNA region includes the following protein-coding sequences:
- a CDS encoding aspartate kinase, whose product is MKIFKFGGASVKDAAAIRNLATILQSYRDEELVVVISAIGKTTNALEEVVRTYFSGDEALWKHIESIKSEHFAIIDELFPDTESPVRNEVNEEFERLVSSVSVPPSLNYDYEYDQIVSFGELLSTRVVSAYLNENGFPCRWMDARGCIRTDDTWRKAVIDYELSEELTKETVDFREEKCYVTQGFIGSTTSNLTTTLGREGSDFTAAIFGHLLDAESVTIWKDVPGILNADPQYFDATLKLERLTYREAVELTYFGAKVIHPKTMKPLFEKSIPLYVRSFLQAGEIGTVIGDEMHPDEHTPIFILKRNQVLLTISPKDFSFMGEASIGHIYSTLAGYRIEVNMVQQSALSLSVAVTKPDHYFETLMEELEEDFDVRYNNGLDLLTIRNYTDEEIERHTSGRSIFVEQRSRRTARFLLK